A single window of Anopheles moucheti chromosome 2, idAnoMoucSN_F20_07, whole genome shotgun sequence DNA harbors:
- the LOC128298590 gene encoding uncharacterized protein LOC128298590: protein MKHNDKITFAEFHQKLLKYCSNGAHCSAEEKDIRLRFEQLIVQRDACLGQLVKKREDEMVCNEDISDTEHQLAELVKRLESIEKKCNVLSLEQLSIDAEERPAKQLSRQDAVEPIVADNTNLLNEQMLNRFLRKYCNIYVQFTNCDDTIRVFSLADNQFYEINLKGKNESELSEEIWSSFAASSVHLNAWESML from the exons ATGAAACACAACGACAAGATAACGTTTGCTGAATTCCACCAGAAACTCTTAAAGTATTGTTCCAACGGTGCTCATTGTTCTGCGGAAGAGAAAGATATTCGTTTGCGCTTTGAACAGCTGATTGTGCAAagag aTGCATGCCTTGGACAGTTAGTTAAAAAGAGGGAAGACGAAATGGTCTGTAACGAGGACATCAGTGATACAGAGCACCAGCTTGCGGAACTCGTGAAACGTTTGGAAAGCATTGAAAAGAAATGCAACGTTCTTTCACTAGAGCAGCTGTCGATTGATGCTGAAGAACGACCAGCTAAGCAATTGTCTCGGCAGGATGCCGTTGAACCGATTGTAGCTGATAACACCAATCTATTGAATGAACA GATGCTCAACAGATTTCTGCGCAAGTATTGTAATATTTATGTTCAATTCACCAATTGCGATGATACAATACGGGTGTTTTCCTTAGCGGATAATCAAttttatgaaattaatttgaaaggCAAAAACGAGTCTGAATTGAGTGAAGAGATTTGGTCTAGTTTCGCTGCCTCCAGTGTACATTTGAATGCTTGGGAAAGTATGTTATAA
- the LOC128298007 gene encoding uncharacterized protein LOC128298007, translating to MGNVLWSVIWLIVLIVVGFAVAFFCAGWYVVIYPLTVCVPDISAVSDFLLLGAQFAHFCAKSMMEGKSLF from the exons ATGGGAAATGTACTGTGGTCTGTCATCTGGCTAATCGTGCTGATTGTGGTCGGCTTCGCTGTGGCATTCTTCTGCGCCGGCTGGTACGTTGTCATCTATCCGCTGACGGTATGCGTGCCGGACATATCG GCCGTATCCGATTTCCTTCTACTGGGAGCACAGTTTGCGCACTTCTGTGCCAAGAGCATGATGGAGGGCAAATCTCTGTTCTAA